Proteins encoded together in one Camelina sativa cultivar DH55 chromosome 9, Cs, whole genome shotgun sequence window:
- the LOC104714336 gene encoding DNA (cytosine-5)-methyltransferase 1-like, with product MVENGAKAMKKGKKRALPEISKVEDVSRTRRPRRAAAPTNFKEKSVRLDEKSATVEVKKQQTVDQELVALMLTTLEGGDIEPRPTRRLNDFVLFDSDGASQPVEMLEITDIFVSGAILPSDVCLDKEKEKGVMCPSFGRVENWSISGYEDGSPVIWISTELADYDCRKPAASYKKVYDYFFEKARASVAVYKKLSKSSGGDPDTSLDELLAAVTRSMIGSKYFSSGGAIQDFVISQGEFIYNQLAGLDETAKKHETSYAEIPVLVALRDESSIVDKAFQMEGNPSNGVLRIDGVSEVSETNGLSSKQLVDGADEDRRYAKLLQDEEYRKSMQRRPRKYSSSASASNMFYIKVNEDEIANDYPLPSYYKTTEEETDELLLYDAFYELHVSDLPQRMLHNWALYDSDLRMISLELLPMEQCDDIDVTIFGSGVVTDDMGLWFPPDDPDSGSQSHDPDGMSIFLSQIKGWMIEYGPDGYISISIRTDMAWYRLGKPSQQYALWYKPVLKTATVGIHIITLLGHENRFAKLSFADVTKRLSGFPMNDKAYISSDVVAVERYLIVHGQIIIQLFAVFPNKDMKRCAFVVGLANKLKDRHHSKWIIKTKKILQKRENLNPRAHMGPVVSKRKSMQATTTRLVSRIWGEFYSNYSPEDSLQAIGAANEEVEVEDEGEIGEEEVEEECENEDVTEDTVAKPAEVQKPLTPKKIRASSGKREIRWDGESLGKTSAGEPLYRQALVGGETVVVGSAVTLEVDDSGELPAIYFVEYMFESTDHCKMLHGRFLQRGSKTVLGNASNERELFLTKECTTLQLKDIKGIVGFEIRSRPWGHQYRKEHIAADKLDRARALERKAKDLPTEYYCKSLYSPERGGFFSLPLSDIGRGSGFCNSCKIREDVKERSAIKLNVSKTGFFSNGNEYSAEDFVYVNPDSIEKLKDDSRTVFKSGRNIGLRAYVVCQLLEIVPKESRVADVGSFDVKVRRFYRPEDVSAEKAYASDIQELYYSQETYVLHPKDIEGKCEVRKKNDMPLRREYPISDHIFFCELFFDPSKGSLKQLPANMKLKFSTIKDDTLLRKKKGKGVESETESVIVKPDEPPKEMRLATLDIFAGCGGLSQGLEKAGVSDTKWAIEYEEPAGQAFRQNHPESTVFVDNCNVILRAIMEKAGDQEDCVSTKEANELAAKLNEDQKSTLPVPGQVDFINGGPPCQGFSGMNRFNQSSWSKVQCEMILAFLSFADYLRPRYFLLENVRTFVSFNKGQTFQLTLASLLEMGYQVRFGILEAGAYGVSQSRKRAFIWAAAPEEVLPEWPEPMHVFGGPSLKISLSKDYAAVRSTAVGAPFRPITVRDTIGDLPPVENGESRTNKEYKAEAVSWFQKEIRGNTIALTDHICKELNELNLIRCKKIPKKPGADWRDLPNEKVHLSTGQVVEMIPWCLPNTANRHNQWKGLYGRLDWQGNFPTSITDPQPMGKVGMCFHPEQDRILTVRECARSQGFPDSYEFSGNIAHKHRQIGNAVPPPLAFALGRKLKEALHLKKSLQQQP from the exons ATGGTGGAAAATGGGGCTAAGGCTatgaagaagggaaagaagagaGCACTTCCAGAGATTAGCAAGGTAGAGGATGTCTCGAGGACGAGGAGACCGAGGCGTGCTGCAGCGCCTACGAATTTCAAGGAGAAATCTGTACGACTCGATGAGAAATCTGCTACTGTTGAAGTAAAGAAGCAGCAGACTGTGGACCAGGAGCTTGTCGCGTTAATGTTAACGACTCTGGAGGGTGGTGACATCGAACCTCGTCCAACCAGGAGGCTGAATGATTTcgttttgtttgattcagaTGGAGCCTCACAGCCTGTGGAGATGTTGGAGATTACTGACATATTCGTTTCTGGTGCTATCTTACCTTCGGATGTATGTCTCgacaaggagaaagagaagggtGTGATGTGTCCATCTTTTGGACGGGTTGAGAATTGGAGTATCTCTGGTTATGAAGATGGTTCCCCTGTGATTTGGATCTCAACGGAGTTGGCGGATTACGATTGTCGTAAACCTGCTGCTAGTTACAAGAAGGTTTATGATTATTTCTTTGAGAAAGCGCGTGCTTCTGTTGCTGTGTATAAGAAACTGTCCAAGTCTTCCGGTGGGGATCCTGATACGAGTCTGGATGAGTTGCTTGCTGCGGTTACTAGGTCAATGATTGGAAGCAAGTACTTTTCTAGTGGTGGGGCAATCCAAGACTTTGTTATATCTCAGGGAGAGTTTATATATAACCAACTCGCTGGTTTGGATGAGACTGccaagaaacatgaaacaagCTATGCTGAGATTCCTGTTCTTGTAGCTCTCAGAGATGAGAGTAGTATAGTTGACAAGGCTTTCCAGATGGAAGGAAACCCATCTAATGGGGTTCTGAGGATTGATGGAGTTTCTGAAGTTTCGGAGACCAATGGCTTGTCATCGAAGCAACTGGTTGATGGTGCTGATGAGGACAGAAGATATGCTAAACTATTACAAGATGAAGAGTATAGGAAATCTATGCAGCGGCGGCCCAGAAAATACAGCAGCTCAGCTTCTGCTTCAAATATGTTCTACATTAAGGTCAATGAAGATGAGATTGCCAATGATTATCCTCTCCCGTCGTACTATAAGACCACCGAAGAAGAAACAGATGAGCTTCTGCTTTATGATGCTTTTTATGAGCTTCACGTTAGTGACCTGCCTCAGAGGATGCTCCACAACTGGGCTCTTTACGACTCTGATTTACGGATGATATCTCTTGAGCTTCTTCCGATGGAACAATGTGATGATATTGATGTCACCATTTTTGGGTCAGGCGTGGTGACTGACGATATGGGATTATGGTTTCCTCCAGACGATCCCGACAGTGGTTCCCAGTCACACGATCCTGATGGGATGAGCATATTTCTCAGTCAAATCAAGGGATGGATGATTGAGTATGGGCCGGACGGATATATATCCATTTCTATACGAACAGATATGGCCTG GTATCGTCTTGGAAAGCCGTCACAGCAGTATGCCCTTTGGTATAAACCTGTTCTGAAAACAGCAACGGTTGGGATACACATTATTACATTGCTCGGCCATGAAAATAGGTTTGCTAAGCTTTCATTTGCAGATGTCACAAAGAGACTGTCTGGGTTTCCGATGAATGATAAAGCTTACATTTCTTCTGATGTCGTGGCTGTTGAGAGATATTTGATTGTCCATGGACAAATTATCATACAGCTTTTTGCAGTATTTCCCAACAAGGATATGAAAAGGTGTGCATTTGTTGTTGGTCTTGCAAATAAATTGAAGGATAGGCACCACTCAAAATGGATCATCAAAACGAAGAAAATTTTGCAGAAGAGAGAGAATCTGAATCCAAGGGCACACATGGGACCTGTGGTATCCAAGAGGAAATCTATGCAAGCAACAACGACACGCCTGGTCAGCAGAATTTGGGGAGAGTTTTACTCTAATTACTCTCCGGAGGATTCATTGCAGGCGATTGGTGCAGCAAATGAGGAGGTAGAGGTGGAAGACGAAGGCGAAATTGGGGAGGAAGAGGTTGAAGAGGAATGTGAAAATGAAGATGTTACGGAGGACACTGTAGCAAAACCTGCTGAAGTTCAAAAGCCTCTTACTCCTAAGAAAATTCGAGCCAGTTCTGGAAAAAGGGAAATACGATGGGATGGCGAGAGTCTAGGAAAAACATCTGCTGGTGAGCCTCTCTATCGACAAGCCCTTGTTGGAGGAGAAACAGTGGTTGTAGGTAGTGCGGTCACCTTGGAAGTTGATGATTCAGGTGAACTTCCGGCCATCTATTTTGTGGAGTACATGTTCGAAAGTACAGATCACTGCAAAATGTTACATGGTAGGTTCTTACAAAGAGGATCTAAGACTGTTCTGGGGAATGCATCCAACGAGAGGGAACTATTTCTGACTAAGGAATGCACGACTTTACAGCTTAAGGACATAAAAGGAATAGTCGGCTTTGAAATTCGATCAAGGCCGTGGGGGCATCAGTATAGGAAAGAGCACATCGCTGCAGATAAGCTTGACCGGGCAAGAGCAttagaaagaaaagcaaaagatttGCCAACAGAATACTACTGCAAAAGCTTGTACTCACCTGAGAGAGGGGGATTCTTTAGTCTTCCACTAAGTGATATTGGTCGCGGTTCTGGGTTCTGCAATTCGTGTAAGATAAGGGAGGATGTAAAGGAGAGGTCTGCAATTAAACTAAATGTTTCAAAGACAGGCTTTTTCTCCAATGGGAATGAGTATTCTGCTGAGGATTTCGTCTATGTCAACCCTGACTCAatagaaaaattgaaagatGATAGCAGAACTGTTTTTAAGTCTGGGCGGAACATTGGGTTAAGAGCATATGTTGTTTGCCAATTGTTGGAAATCGTCCCAAAGGAATCTAGAGTGGCTGATGTGGGTTCCTTTGATGTTAAAGTTAGAAGGTTTTATAGGCCTGAGGATGTTTCTGCAGAGAAGGCCTATGCTTCAGATATCCAAGAA TTGTACTACAGCCAGGAAACATATGTTCTCCATCCAAAGGATATAGAGGGAAAATGTgaagtaagaaagaaaaatgatatGCCCTTACGCCGTGAATATCCAATATCAGATCATATTTTCTTCTGCGAACTTTTCTTTGATCCCTCCAAAGGTTCTCTCAAGCAG TTGCCCGCCAATATGAAGCTGAAGTTCTCTACTATTAAGGACGACACACttctaagaaagaaaaagggaaagggAGTAGAGAGTGAAACTGAGTCTGTTATTGTCAAGCCTGATGAGCCACCTAAAGAGATGCGTCTGGCTACACTAGATATTTTTGCTGGTTGTGGTGGCCTGTCCCAGGGACTGGAAAAGGCTG GTGTATCTGATACAAAGTGGGCAATTGAGTATGAAGAGCCAGCTGGGCAGGCTTTTAGACAAAATCATCCTGAGTCAACAGTTTTTGTTGACAACTGCAATGTGATTCTTAG GGCTATAATGGAGAAAGCTGGAGATCAAGAGGATTGTGTCTCTACTAAGGAGGCAAATGAACTCGCAGCTAAACTTAATGAGGACCAGAAGAGTACTCTGCCAGTGCCTGGTCAAGTGGACTTCATCAACGGAGGACCTCCGTGTCAG GGATTTTCTGGGATGAACAGATTCAACCAAAGCTCCTGGAGTAAAGTTCAATGTGAAATGATATTAGCATTCTTGTCATTTGCTGATTATCTCCGGCCAAGGTATTTTCTTCTGGAAAACGTGAGGACCTTTGTTTCATTCAATAAAGGGCAGACATTTCAGCTTACTTTGGCTTCCCTTCTCGAAATGGGTTACCAG GTGAGATTTGGAATCCTGGAAGCAGGTGCATATGGAGTATCCCAATCTCGTAAAAGAGCTTTCATCTGGGCAGCTGCGCCAGAAGAAGTTCTCCCAGAATGGCCTGAACCGATGCATGTCTTTGGTGGTCCGAGTTTGAAAATCTCTTTATCCAAAGATTATGCTGCTGTTCGTAGTACTGCAGTTGGTGCACCTTTCCGCCCAATCACCGTGAGAGACACAATTGGTGATCTTCCACCAGTAGAAAACGGAGAATCCAGGACAAATAAAGAG TATAAAGCTGAAGCAGTCTCGTGGTTCCAAAAGGAGATAAGAGGGAACACGATTGCTCTCACTGATCATATCTGCAAGGAGTTGAATGAATTAAACCTCATTCGATGTAAGAAAATTCCAAAGAAGCCAGGTGCTGATTGGCGTGACCTTCCAAACGAAAAG GTGCACTTATCAACTGGGCAGGTGGTAGAGATGATTCCCTGGTGTCTGCCAAACACAGCTAATCGCCACAACCAGTGGAAGGGACTCTACGGGAGACTAGACTGGCAAGGCAATTTTCCAACGTCGATTACCGATCCTCAGCCGATGGGCAAGGTGGGAATGTGCTTCCATCCTGAGCAGGACAGAATCCTCACAGTCCGTGAATGCGCTCGATCTCAG GGGTTTCCGGATAGCTATGAGTTCTCAGGGAACATTGCACACAAGCATAGGCAGATTGGGAATGCAGTTCCTCCACCATTGGCGTTTGCTCTTGGTCGTAAGCTCAAAGAAGCCCTACATCTCAAGAAGTCTCTTCAACAACAACCCTAA
- the LOC104714335 gene encoding F-box/kelch-repeat protein At1g80440-like: MELIPNLPDDVARECLLRASYKQFPTIASVCRGWNREISLSDFLQQRKASGHSQELLILSQAEARRHDKDSAGSSLKIHASPEYRIVVLESGSGLWTELPPLPWGQRQSNGLPLFCSLVSVGSDLIVLGGLDPVTWQASDSVYVFSFLTSKWRVGATMPGVRRSFFGCASDSHRTVLVAGGHDEEKSALTSALLYDVAEDKWTLLPDMARERDECKAIFHAGRFHVIGGYATEEQGQFGNTSESFDVSTWQWGLLTEDGFLEDAVSPPICAAGENGDLYACWRGDVMVFTNDTWKKVGQIPADVHNVTYVAVRPGKLVVIGSGKAGYGEATVGYICDLSSSRWVQLETHVGHVQAGCFLQV; the protein is encoded by the coding sequence ATGGAACTCATCCCTAATCTTCCCGACGACGTAGCCAGAGAGTGTCTCCTACGCGCTTCCTACAAGCAGTTCCCTACCATAGCTTCCGTTTGCAGAGGCTGGAACCGtgaaatctctctctctgacttcTTACAGCAGCGGAAAGCTTCAGGCCATAGCCAAGAGCTTCTTATTCTTTCACAGGCTGAGGCTCGTCGTCACGACAAAGACTCCGCTGGATCCTCCTTAAAGATTCACGCTTCCCCTGAATACCGGATCGTCGTTCTCGAATCCGGGTCGGGTCTTTGGACGGAGCTTCCTCCGCTCCCTTGGGGTCAACGTCAATCCAACGGACTTCCTCTGTTCTGCAGTTTGGTTTCTGTCGGATCGGATCTTATTGTCTTGGGTGGGCTTGACCCGGTCACGTGGCAGGCTTCTGATTCGGTCTACGTCTTCAGTTTCCTCACCTCCAAATGGCGCGTGGGGGCGACCATGCCAGGTGTAAGACGATCCTTCTTCGGATGCGCTTCCGATTCTCATCGGACGGTGTTGGTCGCGGGTGGACACGACGAAGAGAAATCTGCGCTGACGTCAGCACTTTTGTACGACGTGGCAGAAGATAAGTGGACGTTATTGCCGGATATGGCGCGGGAACGAGACGAGTGCAAAGCTATTTTCCACGCTGGCAGATTCCACGTCATCGGCGGATATGCCACTGAGGAACAAGGGCAGTTCGGTAATACATCTGAATCGTTCGATGTGTCTACGTGGCAGTGGGGTCTACTTACGGAGGATGGTTTCCTCGAAGACGCCGTTAGCCCGCCGATCTGCGCCGCCGGAGAAAACGGAGATTTGTACGCGTGCTGGCGCGGCGACGTGATGGTGTTTACGAACGACACGTGGAAGAAAGTGGGTCAGATTCCTGCTGATGTGCACAATGTAACTTACGTGGCGGTGAGGCCGGGGAAGCTGGTTGTGATCGGCAGCGGCAAGGCTGGATACGGTGAAGCCACCGTAGGGTATATCTGTGATTTAAGTAGCTCTCGGTGGGTACAGTTGGAAACACATGTTGGTCACGTTCAAGCTGGCTGCTTCTTGCAAGTCTAa
- the LOC104714334 gene encoding VQ motif-containing protein 11-like, with product MSSQQHHQPPSYATDPNTMFVQADPSNFRNIVQKLTGAPPDLSSSSSAAQQKLPLTPKKPAFKLHERRQSSKKMELKVNNITNPNDPFSHFHRGFLVSPVSHLDPFWARVSPHSAREEHHHAPPDKEEQKAIAEKGFYFLPSPRSGAEPAPELLPLFPLRSPNGTNHRIEDNYRDS from the coding sequence ATGAGCAGCCAGCAGCACCATCAGCCGCCGAGCTACGCCACCGACCCAAACACGATGTTCGTTCAAGCAGATCCCTCCAATTTCCGCAACATCGTCCAGAAACTGACGGGAGCACCACcggatctctcctcctcctcatccgcTGCACAACAGAAGCTTCCCTTAACCCCGAAAAAGCCAGCGTTCAAGCTTCACGAACGACGTCAATCATCGAAGAAAATGGAGCTGAAGGTAAACAACATCACAAACCCGAACGACCCTTTCAGCCATTTCCACCGAGGGTTCCTCGTGTCTCCGGTCTCTCACCTCGACCCATTCTGGGCGCGCGTGAGTCCACATTCAGCGCGTGAAGAGCACCACCACGCGCCACCGGACAAGGAAGAGCAAAAAGCCATAGCCGAGAAAGGGTTCTACTTCCTTCCGAGCCCGAGAAGCGGCGCCGAGCCAGCACCAGAGCTTTTGCCACTGTTTCCTCTTCGTTCTCCTAACGGCACTAATCATCGGATTGAAGATAACTATCGCGACTCTTAA